Genomic DNA from Haloarcula marina:
CGAGGACGACGTGGTCACGATGTACATGCCGATGATTCCGCAGTTGCCGATCGCGATGCTGGCCTGCGCCCGCATCGGCGCGCCCCACTCGGTCGTGTTCGCCGGGTTCTCGGCGGACGCGCTGGCGACGCGGATGAACGCCGCCGATTCTGAGTACCTCGTCACCTGTGACGGCTACTACCGACGCGGCGACCCCCTCGACCACCTCTCGAAGGCCAACGAGGGCCTCGAAGGCGTCGACCACGAGGTCCAGACGGCGGTCGTCGCCGAACGACTCCGCGACGGCGACGGCTTCGACCACGACTACGCCGACAATCAGGTGGCGTTCGACGACCTCGTCGCCGACCACGAGGGCGCGACGGTCGACCCCGTCTCCCGAGACGCCGAGGACATGCTCTTTCTCATGTACACCTCGGGGACGACGGGCGAACCGAAGGGCGTGAAGCACACTACCGGCGGCTATCTCTCCTACGCCGCGTGGACCTCCCAGTCCGTTCTGGACATCAAACCCGATGACACCTACTTCTGCTCTGCGGACATCGGGTGGATTACGGGCCACTCCTACATCATCTACGGCCCGCTGGCGCTCGGGACGACGACGATGATGTACGAGGGGACGCCGGATTACCCCGACAAGGACCGCCTCTGGGAGATTATCGAAGACTACGAGGCCACCCAACTGTACACCGCGCCGACCGCGATTCGCGCGTTCATGAAGTGGGGCCAGGAGTATCCCGACAGCCACGACCTCTCCAGCCTGCGACTGCTGGGGACCGTCGGCGAACCCATCAACCCGCGGGCGTGGAAGTGGTACTACAAGCACATCGGCGACGAGTCCTGCCCCGTCGTCGACACGTGGTGGCAGACCGAGACCGGCGGGATGATGCTGACGACCCTCCCGGGCGTCGGCGACATGAAACCCGGGTCGGCCGGGCCGCCGCTGCCGGGTATCAGCGCCGACATCGTCGACGTGAGCGGGAGTCCCGTCGAAGCGGGCGAGGCGGGCTATCTGATCGTCAACAAGCCGTGGCCCGGCATGTTGCGGACGCTGTACAACAACGACGAGCGCTTCATCGACGAGTACTGGCGCGAGTACTCCGACGTCGACAGCGACGACCCGGCCGACTGGGTGTACTTCCCCGAGGACGGCGCGAAAATCGACCAGGACGGCTACATCACCGTCCTCGGTCGGGTCGACGACGTGTTGAACGTCTCGGGCCACCGCCTCGGAACCATGGAGATTGAGAGCGCCATCGTCGGCGTCGAGGGCGTCGCCGAAGCGGCCGTCGTCGGCGGCGAACACGAAATCAAGGGCGAGGCCGTCTACGCGTACGTCATCACGGAGGACGGCTACGAGGAGAACGACGAACTCCGTCAGCGCATCATCGAGGGCGTCGAGGACGCCATCGGCCCAATCGCCCGGCCCGAACAGGTCATCTTCACGCCCGAGCTCCCCAAGACTCGGTCCGGGAAAATCATGCGTCGACTGCTGGAAGACATCGCGAACGGCGAAGAGTTGGGCGATACGAGTACGCTTCGTAACCCCGACGTCGTCAGCGATATCCAGTCGAAGGTCAGCCGCGACTGAGGCGTCGGGCATCGGTTTTCGAACACACGACACACCGCATCACGACACGCGAACACACCATCCATGACAGATAAAGCCACGCACGAAGAGAGGAATCAATCGGCTGCGCGGACGGACGGCGGCGCGCCGACGCAGGCCGCACAACAGCATCGACAGACGAACTATCTCGACGAGGAGGTGAACCTCCTGAAGCCGTCGACGGCGTTCATGCGCGACCACCTCAGAATCGTCTGGACGAGTTTCATCGTCTGGGCGCTCATCGTCTTCGGGCCGGTAACGCTGACGGCCGTCGCGCCCGGCGCGATGACGGTGACGATGCCGGTACTTGGCTTCCCGTTGCACTACTTCCTCGTCGCCTTCGGCGCGCCGACGGGCGCGCTCATCCTCGCGGCGGTGTACGCCCGTCAGCGTGACAAACTCGACGAGAAGTACGGTATCGACCACGACACCTCCGGAGCGCCCGAGGACGGCGACAGCGGTGAGACGGGCGACGCGACGGCCACCGACGGAGGTGTCGAGCGATGACGGTTCCGTTGCAGGCCGAAGCGCTCGACATCTCGTTCAAACTCGTCCCGGCCATCATCGTCTTCCTGATGATGGCGTCGTTCCTCGTCATCGGCTACGTGTTCAAAGTGGCCGACACGGAGGGGATGTGGGTCGCTGGCCGGGGAATCGGCAACATCGAGAACGGAATGGCCATCGGGGCCAACTGGATGTCCGCCGCGTCGTATCTGGGACTGGCGGGACTGGTCGCTCTCGCCGGGTTCTACGGCCTCGCGTTCATCGTCGGCTGGACGACGGGCTACTTCGTCCTGCTCATCTTCCTCGCGGCGCAAATGCGGCGCTTCGGGAAGTACACCGCGCCTGACTTCGTCGCCGACCGCTTCAACTCGCCGACTGCTCGCGCGATGGCCGCCTTCACGACGCTGCTCATCGCGTACGTCTACTCTGTCGGACAGGCCCGCGGCATGGGCCTCGTCGGGCAGTACGTCTTCGGTCTGGACATCATCCCGATGATTATCGTGATGATGACCATCACCGTCGGTTACCTCGCGCTCTCCGGGATGCTGGGCGCGACGAAGAACATGGCGGTGCAGTACGTCATCCTCATCGTCGCGTTCCTCGCGGGCGTCT
This window encodes:
- the acs gene encoding acetate--CoA ligase; the protein is MSDDDVQLEARLEEQAVFEPPASFVEQANVSDSDIYDEFEENWPECWERAADLLDWDDEYDTVLDDSNPPFYEWFTGGSLNASANCLDRHLDERGDEAAIEWVGEPTDEDDITYTYEDLHREVNEFAAALREQGVGEDDVVTMYMPMIPQLPIAMLACARIGAPHSVVFAGFSADALATRMNAADSEYLVTCDGYYRRGDPLDHLSKANEGLEGVDHEVQTAVVAERLRDGDGFDHDYADNQVAFDDLVADHEGATVDPVSRDAEDMLFLMYTSGTTGEPKGVKHTTGGYLSYAAWTSQSVLDIKPDDTYFCSADIGWITGHSYIIYGPLALGTTTMMYEGTPDYPDKDRLWEIIEDYEATQLYTAPTAIRAFMKWGQEYPDSHDLSSLRLLGTVGEPINPRAWKWYYKHIGDESCPVVDTWWQTETGGMMLTTLPGVGDMKPGSAGPPLPGISADIVDVSGSPVEAGEAGYLIVNKPWPGMLRTLYNNDERFIDEYWREYSDVDSDDPADWVYFPEDGAKIDQDGYITVLGRVDDVLNVSGHRLGTMEIESAIVGVEGVAEAAVVGGEHEIKGEAVYAYVITEDGYEENDELRQRIIEGVEDAIGPIARPEQVIFTPELPKTRSGKIMRRLLEDIANGEELGDTSTLRNPDVVSDIQSKVSRD
- a CDS encoding DUF4212 domain-containing protein, which gives rise to MTDKATHEERNQSAARTDGGAPTQAAQQHRQTNYLDEEVNLLKPSTAFMRDHLRIVWTSFIVWALIVFGPVTLTAVAPGAMTVTMPVLGFPLHYFLVAFGAPTGALILAAVYARQRDKLDEKYGIDHDTSGAPEDGDSGETGDATATDGGVER